From one Enterococcus sp. DIV2402 genomic stretch:
- a CDS encoding amino acid ABC transporter permease produces MSDFFKWEYVVSFFPKILSALPITLLIVVVASMIGMLLGLLIAFLRIEKVPVLSQISRVFVSFIRGTPILVQLFLVFYGLPILFPSLANLNKIDYVYITYGLNTAAFFSEIFRSSILSVPVSQKEAAASVGLTKIQTYWRIILPQAVRIALPATGTMIVNLLQDTSLAFSLGVIDVIGKVRALGALTYHSLEGYFIAAIIFVVLSIILEQLFAWLGRRYQFQSKKVTQSKPIVTFQPLIKQVKQEKKLPKVVR; encoded by the coding sequence ATGTCAGACTTTTTTAAATGGGAATATGTAGTTTCATTTTTTCCAAAAATTTTATCAGCGCTACCTATAACCTTACTCATTGTGGTGGTTGCTTCGATGATTGGCATGTTGCTAGGGTTGCTCATCGCGTTTCTTCGAATTGAAAAGGTACCAGTTCTCTCACAAATTAGTCGTGTATTTGTTTCATTTATTCGAGGAACGCCGATTTTAGTGCAACTATTTTTAGTCTTTTATGGCTTGCCGATTCTGTTCCCAAGTTTAGCTAATTTGAACAAAATTGACTACGTATATATTACGTATGGATTAAATACTGCGGCTTTTTTCTCAGAGATTTTTCGTTCATCGATTTTAAGCGTTCCAGTTTCACAAAAAGAAGCAGCGGCATCGGTGGGATTGACGAAAATTCAAACGTATTGGCGAATTATTTTACCGCAAGCGGTTCGTATTGCATTACCTGCAACAGGTACGATGATTGTTAACTTATTACAAGACACTTCATTAGCCTTCTCATTGGGGGTCATTGATGTGATTGGGAAAGTTCGGGCGTTAGGTGCGTTAACCTATCACTCGTTAGAAGGATATTTTATTGCGGCAATTATCTTTGTCGTTTTAAGTATTATTCTTGAACAACTCTTTGCTTGGTTAGGCCGACGTTATCAATTTCAATCCAAAAAAGTAACGCAATCCAAACCAATTGTAACGTTTCAGCCACTAATTAAACAAGTTAAACAAGAAAAAAAATTACCGAAAGTTGTTCGTTGA
- a CDS encoding transporter substrate-binding domain-containing protein produces MKKQKWLISLGIVGALFLGACGNKADSSEKTGADEDAETVIVGTGNVYQPFVYLDENNELQGYDVEVLKAVDEKLPQYTFEFESMDFKNILTSLSANKVRLAAHNYAYNDERGEKYLYGEVAYNTYAHHIVNDESTGAAYESLADLEGKKVFASPGSEVAYILETYNKEHNQAIEIIYNEAASEVLVKGLQNGTADAAILTKFDTNKYNEQFNANLQASNKALKSAGIFFIFQKGDEELQQAVDGALEELIDEGTLSQLSIDIFGDDYTK; encoded by the coding sequence ATGAAAAAACAAAAGTGGTTGATCTCATTAGGAATTGTCGGAGCACTCTTTTTAGGGGCATGTGGAAATAAGGCAGATTCATCAGAAAAAACAGGAGCAGATGAAGATGCTGAAACGGTTATTGTTGGTACAGGAAATGTCTATCAACCATTTGTATATTTAGATGAAAATAATGAGTTGCAAGGCTATGATGTCGAGGTGTTAAAAGCGGTTGATGAAAAATTACCTCAGTATACCTTTGAATTTGAATCGATGGATTTTAAAAATATTTTAACTTCGCTTTCTGCAAATAAAGTTCGTTTGGCTGCACATAATTATGCGTACAATGATGAACGAGGAGAAAAATATCTTTATGGCGAGGTTGCGTATAATACGTATGCACATCACATTGTCAATGATGAAAGTACCGGTGCAGCTTACGAATCACTGGCTGATTTAGAAGGGAAAAAGGTTTTTGCTTCACCAGGCAGTGAAGTAGCCTATATTTTAGAAACGTATAACAAAGAGCACAATCAGGCGATTGAGATTATTTATAACGAAGCAGCTAGTGAAGTATTGGTTAAAGGCTTGCAAAATGGCACAGCCGATGCAGCAATTTTAACGAAATTCGATACCAATAAATACAATGAACAATTTAATGCTAACTTGCAAGCATCGAATAAAGCACTTAAGAGTGCGGGGATCTTTTTCATCTTCCAAAAAGGCGATGAAGAGTTACAACAAGCTGTAGATGGTGCGTTAGAAGAATTAATTGATGAAGGAACCTTGTCACAACTATCGATTGATATTTTTGGTGACGACTATACAAAATAA
- a CDS encoding glutaredoxin family protein, translating to MTQTNQEASIILWAKDGCHYCQEIKDFFQEKKLAYQVIDVTQQDNFRDILFAKYGIRYVPVVEVASAGSHVYRGITDLGLEHVVNGLREAEIGV from the coding sequence ATGACGCAAACAAATCAAGAAGCATCGATTATTTTATGGGCAAAAGATGGTTGCCATTATTGCCAAGAAATCAAAGACTTTTTCCAAGAAAAAAAATTAGCATATCAAGTAATTGATGTGACACAACAAGATAATTTTCGTGATATTTTGTTTGCGAAATACGGCATTCGCTATGTTCCTGTAGTTGAGGTTGCTTCAGCGGGTAGTCACGTTTACCGAGGGATTACTGACCTTGGTTTAGAGCATGTTGTCAATGGTTTACGTGAAGCAGAGATTGGGGTGTAG
- a CDS encoding transporter substrate-binding domain-containing protein encodes MKKITNKWVVSFGIVGALLLSACGNQSDATETSKNPDAETIVVGTGNVYQPFVYLDENNELQGYDVEILKAIDEKLDQYNFEYESMDFKNILTSLSAGKVRLAAHQYEYNDERAANYLYGEVGYTDYTLYIVHDGGQNATYQSLDDLVGKKVFASPGGNVAYLLEKYNKEHDDKIEIIYNEASSEVFVKGLQNGTADAAVLTKYDTNKYNEQFNADLQISGEPINVSKTYFLYEKGDEELKEAVDGALQELIDEGTLSKLSIDILGDDYTK; translated from the coding sequence ATGAAAAAAATAACTAATAAATGGGTTGTTTCATTTGGAATTGTTGGAGCACTACTTTTAAGTGCTTGTGGGAATCAATCAGACGCAACAGAAACTTCAAAAAATCCCGATGCAGAAACAATCGTTGTGGGGACAGGAAATGTTTATCAACCATTTGTATATTTAGATGAAAATAATGAGTTGCAAGGCTACGATGTTGAGATTTTAAAAGCGATTGATGAAAAACTCGATCAATATAATTTTGAATACGAATCAATGGACTTCAAAAATATTTTAACCTCACTTTCAGCTGGAAAGGTTCGTTTAGCAGCACATCAATATGAATACAATGATGAACGTGCTGCAAACTACCTCTATGGCGAAGTTGGTTATACCGATTATACCTTGTACATTGTGCATGATGGAGGACAAAACGCCACCTATCAATCACTAGATGATTTAGTTGGTAAAAAAGTATTTGCTTCACCAGGGGGTAATGTCGCGTATTTACTTGAAAAATATAATAAGGAGCATGACGATAAAATTGAGATTATCTATAATGAAGCTTCCAGTGAAGTGTTTGTAAAAGGGTTACAAAACGGTACAGCAGATGCGGCCGTTTTAACGAAATATGATACCAATAAATACAACGAACAATTTAATGCCGATTTACAGATTTCTGGAGAGCCTATCAATGTTTCTAAAACATATTTCTTATATGAAAAAGGCGATGAAGAATTAAAAGAAGCGGTAGATGGTGCGTTGCAAGAATTAATTGATGAAGGAACCTTATCGAAATTATCCATTGATATTTTAGGAGATGACTATACGAAATAA
- a CDS encoding 2-isopropylmalate synthase, translated as MFNHTKYEKKYYLPPQLTYDWVQKETIERAPVWCSVDLRDGNQALAIPMNLEEKLAMFQLLVAIGFKEIEVAFPAASETEFQFVRTLIEDNLIPEDVTIMVITQAREHIIRRTFEAIKGVPRAIVHLYNSTSEAQRRQVFRKSKEEIKQIALDGAILVKELAEQTPGNFYFQYSPESFPGTEVDYALDICNSVLDIWQPTPAHKAIINIPTTVEYAMPHIFASQVEYIHKHLNFREAVTLSVHPHNDRGCGVSDAEFSVLAGADRVEGTLFGIGERTGNVDIITLAMNMYSQGYDPQLDFSHLEEIRKRYEMLTRISVPEKQPYSGDMVFTAFSGSHQDAISKGMKYREENQIDIWDVPYIPIDPVDIGRNYQTDVIRINSQSGKGGVGYLLETNYGIKLPYKMNEELGYAIKAISDNTNRELTAQEIYDAFLQLYVDFHPHFEITDYRFTQGTPQEVTLTILKDNQSIETHSAGSGSLDAVNQALKKTLGATYTLEVYEQHSLGNNSKAQACAQIGIASQGKLYWGAGIHQDIVKASIQALVNAVNRLEVF; from the coding sequence ATGTTTAATCACACAAAATACGAGAAAAAATATTACCTACCCCCGCAGTTAACCTATGATTGGGTACAAAAAGAAACGATCGAGCGCGCCCCAGTTTGGTGTAGCGTTGATTTACGTGATGGTAATCAAGCCTTAGCCATTCCTATGAATTTAGAAGAAAAATTAGCCATGTTTCAATTGTTAGTTGCTATTGGTTTTAAAGAAATCGAAGTTGCTTTTCCGGCAGCTTCAGAAACAGAATTTCAATTTGTTCGAACGTTAATTGAAGACAACTTGATTCCAGAAGATGTCACAATTATGGTGATTACCCAAGCACGTGAACATATCATTCGTCGGACTTTTGAAGCAATTAAAGGTGTTCCTCGAGCGATTGTTCATTTGTATAATTCAACTTCCGAAGCCCAACGAAGACAAGTTTTCCGTAAAAGCAAAGAAGAAATCAAACAAATCGCCTTAGACGGTGCCATCTTAGTGAAAGAATTGGCCGAACAAACACCAGGGAATTTCTATTTTCAATATAGTCCCGAAAGCTTCCCTGGAACAGAAGTCGACTATGCTTTAGACATTTGTAATAGTGTCCTAGATATTTGGCAACCTACACCTGCACACAAAGCGATTATTAATATTCCAACGACGGTAGAATATGCGATGCCTCACATTTTCGCAAGCCAAGTTGAATATATTCATAAACATTTGAACTTTCGTGAGGCAGTCACCTTGTCTGTTCATCCCCACAACGACCGTGGATGTGGCGTAAGTGATGCTGAATTTAGTGTATTAGCTGGAGCAGATCGTGTTGAAGGAACTCTTTTTGGTATTGGCGAACGAACTGGAAACGTCGATATTATCACGCTGGCAATGAACATGTATTCTCAAGGCTATGATCCTCAATTAGACTTTAGCCATCTAGAAGAAATACGCAAACGTTATGAAATGTTAACGAGAATTAGTGTCCCAGAAAAACAACCTTATTCTGGTGACATGGTTTTTACCGCTTTTTCTGGTTCTCATCAAGATGCGATTTCTAAAGGGATGAAATATCGTGAAGAAAATCAAATTGACATTTGGGATGTGCCCTATATTCCAATTGATCCCGTCGACATTGGCCGAAATTATCAAACAGATGTCATTCGCATTAATAGTCAATCTGGTAAAGGAGGCGTGGGGTATTTACTTGAAACCAACTATGGCATTAAATTACCTTACAAAATGAATGAAGAATTAGGATATGCCATCAAAGCGATTTCAGATAACACCAATCGCGAATTAACGGCGCAAGAAATTTATGATGCCTTCTTACAACTATATGTTGATTTCCATCCACATTTTGAAATTACGGATTATCGCTTTACACAAGGAACACCACAAGAAGTTACTTTAACTATTTTAAAAGATAACCAATCCATTGAAACACACAGTGCTGGTTCTGGAAGTTTGGATGCGGTGAATCAAGCGCTTAAAAAGACTTTGGGTGCGACATATACGCTTGAAGTTTACGAGCAACATTCATTAGGCAATAATTCCAAAGCGCAAGCCTGTGCACAAATTGGCATCGCCTCACAAGGTAAATTGTATTGGGGAGCTGGTATTCATCAAGATATTGTAAAAGCTTCGATTCAAGCTTTGGTTAATGCAGTGAATCGTTTAGAAGTTTTTTAG
- a CDS encoding GNAT family N-acetyltransferase: MGKDRLRIATKEDAPAFLELIQESFQEVKDYGIDWPSTNATLESVIENIETGIALVLEREGRLISTITVRQPWENETPISNYPFLWWFATADELKGQGIGKKFIKQVEEEFLVKILKAPAYVIGTSGRKHPWLLDMYLRNGYQILTTREDEDDTGVALYKVLIPEKFDENILRIPEVVTH, encoded by the coding sequence ATGGGAAAAGATCGTTTAAGAATTGCTACCAAAGAAGATGCACCCGCTTTTTTAGAATTGATTCAAGAATCCTTTCAAGAAGTGAAAGATTATGGCATTGATTGGCCGTCCACTAACGCCACTTTAGAAAGCGTCATCGAAAATATTGAAACTGGGATTGCACTTGTGTTAGAGCGCGAAGGTCGTTTAATTTCTACCATCACTGTTCGCCAACCGTGGGAAAATGAAACACCGATTTCCAATTATCCCTTTCTTTGGTGGTTTGCTACGGCAGATGAATTAAAAGGACAAGGCATTGGCAAAAAGTTTATCAAACAAGTTGAAGAAGAATTTTTAGTCAAAATTTTGAAAGCACCGGCTTATGTGATTGGGACATCGGGTAGAAAGCATCCGTGGTTGTTAGATATGTATCTACGAAATGGTTATCAAATTTTAACAACGCGTGAAGATGAAGATGATACAGGTGTCGCTCTTTATAAAGTATTAATCCCTGAAAAATTTGACGAAAATATTTTACGAATACCTGAAGTAGTTACGCATTAA
- a CDS encoding MsnO8 family LLM class oxidoreductase, which produces MGIKLSLLDQSIVYEGETATSTLAKTVAFAQKADALGFDTFFVSEHHLIKELAGASPEVLIGYLLASTKKIKVGAAGIMLQHYVPFKVAESFSVLHHLAPERVVLGIGKAQGGKDEAVEVLQRDFIKPAPSFEEKFAELAHFIRNDFPEGHPYATPEYTLEPQIQEKLAIELLGGSQESAELATQEQAGLIYPYFGNADEEALAKTRQAYQAKETFKIAVVVYITEDETEAAEYLEKQVSYTVVFNTGKRLNFADQATAEEYAQQHQAEEAQVIQRQVGAFVGSAAQVKADLLDFSERFNTEHFVIHTPGVPYDKKHEIIQALANELKGE; this is translated from the coding sequence ATGGGGATAAAATTAAGTTTGTTGGATCAAAGTATCGTTTATGAAGGGGAAACGGCGACATCGACCTTAGCCAAGACAGTAGCTTTTGCGCAAAAAGCGGATGCCCTCGGTTTTGATACGTTTTTTGTTTCAGAACATCATTTGATTAAAGAGCTAGCTGGTGCGTCACCAGAAGTTTTGATTGGCTATCTCTTAGCGAGCACTAAAAAAATTAAAGTCGGCGCAGCAGGTATTATGTTGCAGCATTATGTTCCTTTTAAAGTGGCAGAGTCTTTTAGTGTGTTGCATCATCTAGCGCCTGAACGGGTGGTCTTAGGTATAGGTAAAGCCCAAGGAGGCAAAGACGAAGCTGTGGAGGTTTTACAACGAGACTTTATCAAACCAGCACCTAGTTTTGAAGAGAAGTTTGCTGAACTAGCACATTTTATCCGCAATGATTTTCCTGAAGGACATCCTTATGCAACACCCGAATACACGTTGGAACCCCAAATTCAAGAAAAACTAGCCATCGAATTATTAGGTGGAAGTCAAGAAAGTGCTGAACTGGCCACGCAAGAACAAGCAGGTCTTATTTATCCATACTTTGGCAATGCTGACGAAGAGGCTTTGGCTAAAACTCGCCAAGCATACCAAGCAAAAGAAACGTTTAAAATTGCGGTAGTGGTCTATATTACCGAGGATGAAACAGAAGCTGCCGAGTATCTAGAAAAGCAAGTTTCGTATACGGTTGTTTTTAATACAGGGAAACGTCTTAATTTTGCTGATCAAGCAACAGCTGAGGAATATGCTCAGCAACATCAAGCAGAAGAAGCGCAAGTGATTCAGCGACAAGTCGGAGCTTTTGTAGGTAGCGCGGCACAAGTCAAAGCAGATTTACTAGATTTTTCAGAACGTTTTAACACCGAGCATTTTGTGATTCATACGCCAGGTGTACCTTATGATAAAAAACATGAAATCATTCAAGCTTTAGCGAATGAATTAAAAGGAGAGTAA
- a CDS encoding LLM class flavin-dependent oxidoreductase, which translates to MSKRTIHFGSILHGVGGTTDGWRHPEVDETASTNFDFYKARTKLAEKGLFDFVFIADGLYISEKSIPHFLNRFEPITLLSSLAAITENIGLVGTFSSTYTDPFTLARQLMSLDHLSNGRAGWNLVTSPQAGVAKNYNNRELPPHDERYKIAQEHLDVVRGLWRSWEADAFPRNKETGEYFDPSKLHRLNYEGDYYQVAGPLNISRSKQGEPLIFQAGSSENGRAFAAGNAEAIFTHSSSLEETKAFYDDVKKRAQAAGKNPDYVKIYPGINPLVADSLEEAEAKYQEFASLIPIENAVRYLARYFDDYDFSSYDLDAPFPELGDIGKNAFRSTTDYIKQRAKDNNQTLRQVALEQAVPRPNFIGTPTDVADEIQRWFEAEAIDGFIIGSDIPGSFERFINEVIPILQERGIYRKAYAGSTLRENIGVPIVK; encoded by the coding sequence ATGAGTAAAAGAACAATTCATTTTGGCAGTATTCTGCATGGCGTTGGCGGTACAACAGACGGCTGGCGCCATCCAGAAGTCGATGAAACGGCTAGTACTAATTTTGATTTTTATAAAGCACGAACTAAATTAGCTGAGAAAGGGTTATTTGATTTTGTATTTATTGCGGATGGATTGTACATATCAGAAAAATCAATTCCGCATTTTTTAAATCGCTTTGAACCGATTACGTTATTATCTTCGTTAGCTGCGATTACGGAAAATATCGGTTTAGTCGGAACTTTTTCTTCTACGTATACTGATCCGTTTACGTTGGCACGCCAACTAATGTCTTTGGATCATTTAAGTAACGGTCGTGCTGGCTGGAATTTGGTGACTTCACCTCAAGCAGGCGTTGCTAAAAATTACAATAATCGAGAATTACCACCACACGACGAGCGCTATAAAATCGCCCAAGAACATTTAGATGTGGTTCGTGGGTTATGGCGTTCATGGGAAGCCGATGCGTTTCCACGAAATAAAGAAACGGGTGAATACTTTGATCCAAGTAAATTACATCGCTTAAATTATGAAGGCGATTATTACCAAGTAGCCGGTCCGTTGAACATTAGTCGCTCAAAGCAAGGTGAGCCGTTAATTTTTCAAGCGGGTTCTTCAGAAAATGGCCGAGCGTTTGCTGCAGGGAATGCCGAGGCAATTTTTACCCATAGTAGCTCGTTAGAAGAAACCAAAGCTTTTTATGATGATGTAAAAAAACGTGCACAAGCTGCGGGTAAAAATCCAGATTATGTAAAAATTTATCCAGGAATTAATCCGTTGGTTGCCGATTCATTAGAAGAGGCAGAAGCGAAATATCAAGAATTTGCTAGTTTGATTCCAATCGAAAATGCTGTTCGTTACCTAGCACGTTATTTTGATGATTACGATTTTAGTTCGTATGATTTGGATGCGCCGTTCCCTGAATTAGGCGACATCGGAAAAAATGCCTTCCGTAGTACAACGGATTATATTAAGCAACGCGCGAAAGACAACAATCAAACTTTGCGTCAGGTTGCGCTAGAACAAGCTGTACCACGACCAAATTTCATCGGAACACCCACAGATGTAGCAGATGAAATCCAACGCTGGTTTGAAGCAGAGGCAATTGATGGTTTTATTATTGGGAGTGATATTCCAGGTTCATTTGAACGTTTTATCAATGAAGTGATTCCAATTCTACAAGAGCGTGGTATTTATCGCAAAGCCTATGCGGGTAGTACCTTACGTGAAAATATTGGAGTGCCGATTGTTAAATAA
- a CDS encoding HAD family hydrolase, translating to MKKWVFFDVGFTLIDETRCYVEHVTQCTQQLALMGIHVTPEEYYGQMIQASKLGKKPIKTVWERYTELAKPEWSYTGERRYPDTIPTLEQLASRYHLGIIANQGTGLVERLVAHDIAHYFDLIISSAEIGMKKPSPDIFTYALQQAHVSAQECLYIGDRCDNDIIPAKKLGFTTIRVRQGLGQYQPENELFHSDYTVSQLSELLEIL from the coding sequence ATGAAAAAATGGGTATTTTTTGATGTTGGTTTTACATTAATTGATGAAACACGTTGTTATGTGGAACACGTCACACAATGCACCCAACAATTAGCATTGATGGGCATTCACGTTACTCCTGAAGAATATTACGGTCAAATGATTCAAGCGTCCAAATTAGGAAAGAAACCAATTAAAACGGTTTGGGAACGTTATACTGAATTAGCCAAACCTGAGTGGTCGTATACCGGCGAAAGGCGCTATCCAGACACGATTCCTACTTTAGAACAATTAGCCTCTCGCTATCATTTGGGAATTATTGCTAATCAAGGAACAGGGTTGGTTGAGCGATTAGTTGCCCATGACATTGCGCATTATTTTGATTTGATTATTTCATCAGCTGAAATTGGCATGAAAAAACCTTCCCCTGATATTTTTACCTATGCTCTTCAGCAAGCGCACGTTTCTGCTCAGGAATGCCTATACATCGGCGATCGTTGTGACAATGATATTATTCCAGCCAAAAAATTAGGGTTTACCACGATTCGCGTGCGCCAAGGTCTGGGACAGTATCAACCAGAAAACGAGCTATTTCACTCCGATTATACAGTTAGTCAATTATCTGAATTACTTGAAATTTTATAA
- a CDS encoding amino acid ABC transporter ATP-binding protein has translation MIKIQNIHKKFGQNEILKGVDLTIEAGEVVVIIGPSGSGKTTFLRCLNFLERADQGTLQIGETTADFKQATKKQILAIRKKTAMVFQQYALFFNRTALENVIEGLVIARKTPKKEATEKGKALLEKVGLAGKENHYPHELSGGQQQRVGIARALALNPEVILFDEPTSALDPELVGETLDVIKQVANEGSTLVIVTHEMQFAYEIADRVIFMENGVIVEQGTPQEVFDYTKEQRTKNFLARTAVYH, from the coding sequence ATGATTAAGATACAAAATATTCATAAAAAATTTGGACAAAATGAAATTCTGAAAGGGGTCGACCTTACGATTGAAGCAGGTGAGGTGGTCGTGATTATTGGTCCCAGTGGTTCAGGTAAAACGACCTTTTTACGATGCTTGAATTTTTTAGAACGTGCTGACCAAGGCACACTTCAAATTGGTGAGACTACCGCTGATTTTAAACAAGCAACGAAAAAACAAATTTTAGCTATTCGCAAAAAAACAGCCATGGTTTTTCAGCAGTATGCTTTATTTTTTAATCGGACTGCTTTAGAAAATGTGATTGAAGGGCTAGTGATTGCTCGTAAAACACCTAAAAAAGAAGCAACTGAAAAAGGCAAAGCATTGCTAGAAAAAGTGGGTTTAGCAGGGAAAGAAAACCACTATCCGCATGAATTATCAGGTGGACAACAACAGCGTGTGGGAATTGCCCGCGCCTTGGCTTTAAATCCAGAAGTAATCTTATTTGATGAACCAACTTCGGCACTTGATCCAGAATTAGTTGGCGAAACACTGGATGTCATCAAACAAGTAGCGAACGAAGGCAGTACGTTAGTGATTGTTACGCATGAGATGCAATTCGCTTATGAAATTGCCGATAGGGTCATTTTTATGGAAAATGGTGTGATTGTTGAACAAGGAACACCGCAAGAAGTATTTGATTATACAAAAGAACAACGGACAAAAAACTTTTTAGCAAGGACTGCCGTTTACCATTAA
- a CDS encoding endonuclease/exonuclease/phosphatase family protein: MKKLLKYSTIPLLCLLLVIVSLISYLAINEYRPPAIEPLIPIVGKETIDEKQSLSIATYNIGYGGLSATEDFFMDGGTNVQPHNKKFVQTNLAAIAQTLQQANADIHLLQEVDRQSKRSYYIDEENYFQEKLNTASVFAYNFLVDFVPIPVPPIGRVASGLATFTDYQMTQANRISLPVPFKWPIRLSNLKRALLETRFPIAGSDKELVIFNLHSEAYDSGEGRMAQSKKLAQLLAKEYAKGNYVIAGGDFNQTFEGSHQFPTVSKDIWQAGTFAKKDLPEHFSFAYDDTYPTVRVLNNAYTGDYETSQVYVIDGFIVSDNVNVEEIKTQNTDFKATDHHLVKLTITFSFII; encoded by the coding sequence ATGAAAAAATTACTTAAATACAGTACTATCCCACTTTTGTGCCTGTTACTTGTTATTGTTAGTTTGATTAGCTATCTTGCAATCAATGAATATCGTCCACCAGCAATCGAACCCCTGATTCCAATAGTAGGCAAAGAAACGATTGATGAAAAACAATCGCTTTCAATTGCGACGTATAATATTGGTTATGGCGGGCTAAGCGCCACAGAAGATTTTTTTATGGATGGCGGAACCAATGTCCAACCACACAATAAAAAATTTGTGCAAACTAATCTAGCAGCAATTGCCCAAACTTTACAACAGGCAAACGCTGATATTCATTTGTTACAAGAAGTGGACCGTCAATCCAAGCGTTCTTATTATATTGACGAAGAAAATTATTTCCAAGAAAAATTAAATACAGCTAGCGTCTTTGCCTATAATTTTTTGGTTGATTTTGTTCCTATTCCTGTACCACCAATTGGACGGGTTGCGAGTGGTTTAGCCACCTTCACGGATTATCAAATGACGCAAGCCAATCGAATTTCCTTGCCAGTACCTTTTAAATGGCCTATCCGCTTGTCTAACTTAAAACGAGCGTTATTAGAAACGCGTTTCCCAATTGCCGGCAGTGACAAAGAACTCGTCATCTTCAATTTACATTCGGAAGCTTACGATAGTGGCGAAGGAAGAATGGCGCAAAGTAAAAAACTTGCACAGCTCTTAGCAAAAGAATACGCAAAAGGGAATTATGTCATTGCAGGTGGAGATTTCAATCAAACATTCGAAGGAAGTCACCAGTTTCCAACAGTTAGTAAAGACATTTGGCAAGCAGGTACCTTTGCCAAAAAAGACTTACCAGAACATTTTAGTTTTGCCTATGATGATACCTATCCGACTGTGCGCGTATTAAACAACGCGTATACAGGCGATTACGAAACTTCGCAAGTGTATGTTATTGATGGCTTTATTGTTTCAGATAATGTAAACGTTGAAGAAATCAAGACGCAAAATACAGATTTCAAAGCAACTGATCATCACTTGGTAAAACTGACAATCACCTTTTCATTTATAATCTAA
- a CDS encoding ABC transporter permease subunit, which translates to MKIDINAIITAFKAAIPYIPVTLRLALVPLLIGTAVGLIIALIRFYRLPILAKIFSGIITVGKGIPIVLSLIVAYLVFSDAFDSISQALGWSLQFKDINREYIAMFVLSLYASIGLSEIFRGALTSIPQDQWDATASIGLTQVQTIRRVVLPQMVPIVLPMICSQLIVLIKASALVSLVSVVDVLNGALITSTTSYTFLESYIAAALIYWGLSILIEQLSGFFERHYARKFVRGTFV; encoded by the coding sequence ATGAAAATAGATATTAACGCGATCATCACAGCTTTTAAAGCAGCAATTCCTTATATTCCGGTCACGCTACGTCTGGCACTGGTTCCTTTATTGATTGGAACAGCAGTGGGATTGATTATCGCTTTAATTCGATTTTACCGTCTGCCTATTTTAGCGAAAATTTTCTCTGGAATAATTACGGTAGGTAAAGGGATTCCGATTGTGTTGAGCTTAATTGTGGCGTATTTAGTTTTTTCCGATGCGTTTGACAGTATTTCTCAAGCACTTGGTTGGTCACTACAATTTAAAGACATTAATCGGGAATATATCGCAATGTTTGTCCTTAGCTTGTACGCAAGTATCGGTTTGTCAGAAATTTTTCGTGGGGCTTTAACAAGTATTCCTCAAGATCAATGGGACGCAACCGCATCGATTGGGCTTACGCAAGTTCAAACGATTCGTCGGGTAGTCTTACCCCAAATGGTTCCGATTGTGCTACCGATGATTTGTAGTCAATTAATTGTCTTAATTAAAGCATCCGCATTGGTTTCTCTAGTATCAGTCGTCGATGTTTTAAATGGCGCACTAATTACTTCAACCACTAGCTATACTTTTTTAGAATCATATATCGCAGCAGCACTGATTTATTGGGGCTTATCGATACTTATTGAACAGCTATCAGGATTTTTTGAACGCCACTACGCACGCAAATTTGTAAGGGGGACTTTCGTATGA